The genomic region CAATTAGCAAAACTCCTATTATGAAaatgatgaaaaacaaaacagagactaAACGTATCGCCGTTTTCCACAATGTAGTTGATGAAATTCCTGGTGAAGAAAAGGGAACTGAAAATGAGCCAAAATCTGAAGAAGCAGCGGAAAACCCACCGCCAGCAGTTTCCGAGTCAAAGGCGAGCCATCCGGTCGTGTGCAGCGCAGCAGACGTGGCCAGCGCggtggtgactccagcaccgGTGCTTCAGCCGGGGGTGGCACAGGTTATAACAGCTGTCACAGCCCCACAGAACTCAAACCTGATCCCAAAAGTCCTCATACCTGTAAACAGCATTCCAGCCTATAACACTGCTTTGGACAACAATCCCCTTTTGCTTAACACCTACAACAAATTCCCATATCCAACCATGTCGGAAATCACTGTCCTTTCCACTCAAGCCAAGTACACAGAGGAACAGATTAAAATATGGTTTTCTGCCCAGCGTCTGAAACACGGTGTAAGCTGGACACCAGAGGAAGTGGAGGAAGCAAGGAGGAaacaatttaatggcacggtgcATACTGTGCCACAGACAATTACCGTTATTCCGGCACACATTTCTGCCGCTAGCAATGGTTTACCTTCAATTTTACAGACATGCCAAATAGTTGGTCAGCCAGGACTTGTTCTCACTCAAGTTGCAGGTGCAAACACGTTACCAGTAACAGCCCCAATAGCTTTGACTGTAGCAGGAGTCCCAAACCAAACACAGTTACAGAAGAGTCAGATTCACACTGCTCAGCCTATTGCAGAAACCAAACAAGTAGCTGCCGTTCCAGCCCCCCAACCTATCAAAAACGAATCTGCGCTGATGAATCCCGACTCCTTCGGCATCCGggcaaaaaaaacaaaggaacaacTGGCAGAATTGAAAGTCAGCTACCTTAAAAATCAGTTTCCTCAAGATTCAGAAATTGTTAGACTTATGAAAATAACGGGCCTGACTAAAGGAGAGATCAAGAAGTGGTTCAGCGATACACGCTACAATCAGAGAAACTCAAAGAATAATCACGGGATTCATCTCAACAGTGATTCATGTGCCACCATTGTTATTGATTCAAGCGATGAAATGAATGAGTCCCCAACGGGAGTCGCTCCACAGAGCAAGTCATCGTGGAGCACTTTTCCTGATTTCACCCCACAGAAATTCAAAGAGAAGACTGCTGAACAGCTGCAGGTCCTCCAGGCAAGTTTTCTTAATAACCCTGTCCTAACTGATGAGGAGATGAATAGGTTAAGAGCCCAAACCAAACTGACCAGGAGAGAGATTGATGCCTGGTTTACAGAAAGAAGGAAATCTAATGTGTTGAAGGAAGAGGGAGCTGACTTGAATGAGAGCAATGCTGGCAGCTCAAAAGAAGAGGCTGGAGAAGCATCTGTGGGAGATGGAGCAGCAGGAGCAAAATCAGGGTGTTCCACTTCaagcaaaataagcaaaaaatcacCAGAGCAGTTGCACATGCTCAAAAGTTCCTTTGTCCGCACTCAGTGGCCATCTCCACAAGAATACAACAAGCTGGCAGAAGAAACTGGGCTCCCAAGATCGGAAATTGTGAGCTGGTTTGGAGATACTCGCTACGCCTGGAAAAATGGGGGATTGAAATGGTATTATTATTACCAGAGCGCCAATGCGAACAGCCTGAACGGCCAAGGCTTTgcaaggaagagagggagagggagacccaaagggagggggagagggaggccgCGGGGGAGGCCTCGGGGAAGCAAGAGGTTAAATTGCTGGGACAGAGGTGTGTCTGTCATCAAATTCAAAACTGGAACAGCGATCCTGAAGGACTACTATATGAAGCACAAATTCCTTAATGAGCAAGACCTCGATGAACTGGTAGCCAAATCTCACATGGGGTATGAGCAGGTCAGAGAGTGGTTTGCAGAAAGGCAAAGGAGGTTAGAACTTGGAATAGAGCTGTTTGATGAGAACGAGGAGGAAGATGAAATGCTGGAAGATcaggaagatgaggaagaaacAGATGATAGTGATACCTGGGAACCCCCCCGACACGTTAAGCGTAAACTTTCAAAATCAGATTGATGTGCAATTTGGGGGCCAGAAACCTATGAATTAGGTTTGATGTTCCAGTGAAGAGCCAAATGATTTTTCATGGCCTTCAGTTTAGCAAGCATCTGCTTAGCGTCTTTCTTCCACCTAAAAGAACATGGGAAAGATGCTACCTGTGGAGGCAACAACTATTGGCTTCCTCGCTACGAGAGATGGACCTGCTCAGGCCTAGCCTAGGACGTGGGGTTATAAATCAGACCCAGTTCAGCTCCTCCTCTTCCATCCACGTCACCGATGGGAAGGTTCATGTTCTTCATTCACGTGACTGCTTCTCAATATTTAATTGCCTTATGTTGTTTAATTCCAAAAAAAACACAGACGCATTTTTTCGTTGATGTAGGAGAGCATTGCCTGCTCATGAAGGAGGAAGACACAAAAACCTAAGATGTCTTTTTGCAAACATCGCTTCGCCTGAAAGGTTTCAAGGCCTGGATTTATTTCTTAAAGAAAGAGTTCAAAacaaaagagaaggggaaaagtgTCACAAAGGAATCAATGAACTTAGGGGTGAGGATTGCTTGGTTTAAGAACGTGAGGTGATATTGGCACCTTTTGCGTATCTTCAGAGTGTTTTGGGTTTACAGAACTTGTGTTGAAATGTTTCTTGTTGATAATTATGAGCTAACCGAATGAGTAATGCTAGAAGATGCTTTTTGTTACATTTAACTAGTGTATTCTACATCAGTTTAATTTAAATGCCTGACAGACTTGATGCAGCTGATAGTAACATTCTTTTTTAGCTTGTGCATTCTTTCCTTTGCTGGAAATGGTAAGAAAAGTATGTATATTTCTAGCTAAAAAGAGTACTTTCTTGAAATCTTACACTGTATTTTAAGGTAAACATGAGGTGGAAACTGCCTAAGAATCGTTCAGAGTTGCATAGAGGTTTGTAAGAACACACAGATATGAAAAGTGTCTTCAGGTGCTAGTAAGAAAGGTTTTCAAGTAAGTTGTGGCAATGACATGATCTTTAATTCTCAAACAAAATGAAGTTATATGGCTTTTAGATGCTTGGGAATGATAAACACGCTGGTGTTTAATTGTTCTTCAGCGATAGCCCGGCTGAATGATTTGTGTGCAAGTTTAACTTAAATTCATTATAATGGATTGAGCTCGTCGCTGTTCTGATTGTTCTTAGGGCTGCTGGATGGACACACTTTTAGGGATGGTTTGATCTACCTGAACTGAACTCCAGAAGTAGTTTAACCCGATACAAATCATCCACATCTCAAATAAGTGTCTttaaaacagaggggaaaaataaacaagTCTCAAGACGTTGAAGTCATAGTAGAGTTTGAAATAGCAATTTAAAAACAATGGACCAAATTCACAGAAGTTAGTTCAGGCAGATGTTTGGCATCCTAGAGAACTGGTACTCTGAGGAAGAGTAGTTTGTGTTCTTGCTACTGTCAGTCTGCGTTTTTTAGGAATATGTTACTTTATATTTAGATGTCAAAAGATGATGATGAATTGGTGCTGCTGTCATCAGCTTTGTCTGCTTCTACATTGGCACTGACGGAAAGGATACTTGCAATCTCCTTTTGCACATCAGTCAGCATCTGCTCTGTAGGCTTATGCATCTGATGACCAATGAGACAGATTAGTGAAGAGAAAATGTGTCCTAATGTTTCCACATCTGCAGGATCCTATTCTAGAAATATTATTTCTTCCCTACTGTGATAACTGTGAAAAGACCAAGAAAGTCCTTTTAGTCATGAGTTTCTGAAGCAGAAGAGTCCATGTTAGATCTGTTTTTCATGCCTGATTGTGGGTAAAACCCAGGTCGAAGCAAGAAAGGGGATAACGTGAGACAAAAAAATATTGGTAACCTCCCAGACTCACCTTCCTCTCTGGATGCTTTAGCTGCCCTACTGCTCCcagatggaacaggctgcctgcgTCGCAGGAAGATGTTCTGCATGAAAGCCATTTACCAGGGTGAGCTCTTCTGACTGTTTGAGATTGCTGGAAAGAAAAAGGCAACAGCTTTTGGTGTGTAACATAAATTTGATGATGAACCCGTTCCCTGGCTTCCAGTACTCAAATGGGTGAGGCACAAAGCGGCCAGCGATGTTAGAGAGGACTAGCCAAGGATCCCTCAGTTTAACTTTGAGGTGGGGGGGAAGCAAAACCGTCTTGTCACTGTGTTTCATTGGGCTGCTCGTGAGTCTGGATGTGCAGTGGTGTAAGAGAGATCAGGATCGGGCCTCTTCAGCATTGACTGTGGCACAAGGTTGGAAAGTATTCTTGTTGGGCTGGTAATGGTGTGGATGAGGCTGTTGTAGAGCCAGCAGATAAAAGAAAGACTCGTGTTAacttcaggctctgctgggaatgCAGGGTCAAAAAGCAGTGCTTGCTCAGTGGGAAAGAACAAAGCTAGTAGCGAAAGAGATGCTATTTTTAAGTTTCCAAAAATATTAAAGCAAATTCTTAAAATCCTTGGGAATATGCCTCTAGCAAGCAAAATCTGGAGTTGCCTTAATCCTTAAGGTTGACccagaattaattttctttaaaaaaaaaaaaacagttaccCAAGCAATGTGTCCAAATAACTCCATTTTTTGTTAGCAGAGACTGCATTTAGGTTAGCATTAAATCCAGCCTTCTTtaagaaatgggggggaaaaaagatccAAGTTAATTATATGATTAAGCTGGGAAATTTTCCATTTTGGCCGTGTTCTGTTAAATAACACTGAGCTACAATGGTAGGCCTTAACACATCTGGTCTGAAAAACACAGGAAGAGGAAATACATTGTTTATCAGACTAAATATAGTTGGATTAGATGTCTTCTTTCAGTAAAATGGTCAGAGATGGTAGCTGGTGTGTACTGGGCCAGATTTTCATTTGCTGTAAATATTACAGTTCCGTGTATTCCAGTGGTTATAACAGTATTTACAGCCCATTGAGGAACATCTCATCTCTTTGCAgaatataaaatttaaattaaaccaTGTGCTGTGGGTTGGCTAATGAGAGATGCAGAGTACCCACATTTCCTTTGGGCTATGCGCACATTGTAAGTCTTTCAGTCGTGCCAAGGGTGAGAAGGCTGGGTGGGTTCAGCCTGAGGAGAGCAATTGTATGCATTCATTATTGCTTGTAATCTGTCTGTTATTTCTGTTTGAACAAACAGGGTCCATTAATTACCAGTTTATTTCATGTTTGCAGCATGTGTTTATTTGCATTGCATACTGGGAGAGAGGGAAACTCCTTCCGGAGGCCTCTCGCATCAGGACTGGCAGGAGGAGCAGTGGAAGGAGCTGCCAGCGCGCTGGTCTGGTCTGTCTGTGAATGATGGTTGTGGCTGGTGGGAACTCAAAGCCACTGGTACCAGTGGTCGAGCTCAGATTCATCTCAGCCACCCTTAGGCTGCTGTGCTGCTCACCGAGGTGCCCAACGTGCACTGTGTGGTCACCGAGAGAAAAAGGATACAGCACCTTTACATTCTACCAGTTCCATGCAGGAAACTTCCTGAACTTAAGCACATCAGTGTCATAATGTATGGTGAATCTGAGCATCGCTGTGCGCCCTGAGCCTGGCTCCCTCCTGCAGCTCATGCACACCCACAGTGGGTTTTGGAAGCCACTTGGACTGAACTGCGTTgacagtggggagggaaggggcaggAAAGTGTGTCTGTCGTGGTGTGAGTGTccgtgtggggttttgtttgctctgtGTATGTGAGCCTGTGGTATGTTTTCTGTATTGCTGTGGAGCTTCGCCTCTGAGGTTTGAGCTAGTTATGATCCAGGCTTCAGTGATTGTCATTGACAGTGAGATGAGGAAACGGTTACATCTTGCTTAGATCTAACTCTAGATCGCTGGTTTGCTCTGAAGCTCCATTCAGAGCACTGTTTTGGGATTCATCTGTGAACACCAGTTCTTTTAGAGCTAAGGTAGAGCTTTCCTCTTTGTACGCTGTTTCTACCAGGAGTACCTGATCTGATGATGCTTGTTACTGGTGTCTCTGAAATTCAGCGAAGGAGAGAATAAAGATAATCCTGTCCCAGAATGGGAGACGGCAAAGGGTTAAGAGAAAGCCAAGAGTGTCACAACTGCATGAGGCATCCACCAGCACTGCATCATGCTGCTTCATGGCATGTTTTGCTCTTGCTTCTGAGCACAGTGGCAGAGCATGGTTCCATCTTAAACAGCGCTGTCTTCCTGGTATCAGCCTCTTAACGACCCCAAGGTTGGTGTTTGTTGTAAGAAGTCAGACCTATCCCTCCCTGGAGGTTTGAATGAACTAACGGAGCGCTGGCTTGTAAGAagtggaaaggaggaaaaatgcaGGGGCTTGAAGGCTCTTGGCTTTTGCTTGCCCTGCAGAATTCACTTACCTAAAAGTTCATAAGCAGAACAAGTTTTACCGTTCTGGCAGAACAAGTGAAGTACTGCAGTCACTCATTTTTAGCACGTAGAAAcctgctttgttttgaaaacaaaggaaagatATCTAGTATCTCATGATTAGAATTCAGTGGATTATCTCATACATTATAGTAAATGAGGCTATTCCCTTCTCTAACCTTGTCCAGTACCATTTTAAAAGTgtgctggtttttatttttttcatgacaCTAGAAGCAATATGGTGTCTGGCTGTAACTTTCATTATTGGGAAGGAAACTTGGAATGTCCACACATgatatgaaataatttttctagTGCATGATTTGCTGGCTTTGGGCAAAAAGCCTGTTTTCTTCTTGCTCGCCAAGGAACTCTTGAGGCAGGCAAATGCActccctcctcctctgcagaACAGAGAAAGCACTTCTGGAGCCCAGACAGAGTGATTCATGGCCTTACACAGTCCCTGTAGGCCAGAAAGCCCAAAGATGCAGGCactttcatcctcctcctctgaaGTGAGAGCACAGCAGTAACTCTTGTCAACTCGTCTCTGACTGCTGGGTAACCAAGCTGTAGTTTAAGGTGGGGAGTGTTTTCCCTTTTGCACTTAACGCAGTACTGTGTATTCAGGCTGGATATCAGTATTTGTTTCTGTAAATATGACAGTATCGATTTGTGTCCTCCACCCGAGTCCCTTATCTGTCTATATTCATATCTCCCAAGGAGAGAAGATAATCTTTAAGCTTCTGTAACATTAAATATCCCTGCCCTAACCTGAATGCACAAAAATAGAGTGCAATGAAATATAGCTACTTTctttgaattaatttattttttcctggaaaataatTTTGCCTAGATTCAGTAGTAATGAAAAGATAATACCAGCGATCGAAGCGCAGTAAAACTGTTGAGAGTTGTTCATAATGCCTGGGATGACAGTGTAAATCAGAGATGGGAAGGGCTGGTAGAGGGCTCGCATCCCTGTGCTGAGCAGCGCTGGGTTACACCTGCATTCTCCTGCAAGCTCATGAC from Patagioenas fasciata isolate bPatFas1 chromosome 2, bPatFas1.hap1, whole genome shotgun sequence harbors:
- the ZHX1 gene encoding zinc fingers and homeoboxes protein 1, translated to MASKRKSTTPCMVLANEQDPDLEMVSDAEEGPPAVAPADNPTAESVTSDEDAHECVDSDNHKNTNKVEGGYECKYCSFQTPDLNMFTFHVDSEHPNVVLNSSYVCVECNFLTKRYDALSEHNLKYHPGEENFKLTMVKRNNQTIFEQTVNDLTFDGSFVREENAEQADSSEVPSSGISISKTPIMKMMKNKTETKRIAVFHNVVDEIPGEEKGTENEPKSEEAAENPPPAVSESKASHPVVCSAADVASAVVTPAPVLQPGVAQVITAVTAPQNSNLIPKVLIPVNSIPAYNTALDNNPLLLNTYNKFPYPTMSEITVLSTQAKYTEEQIKIWFSAQRLKHGVSWTPEEVEEARRKQFNGTVHTVPQTITVIPAHISAASNGLPSILQTCQIVGQPGLVLTQVAGANTLPVTAPIALTVAGVPNQTQLQKSQIHTAQPIAETKQVAAVPAPQPIKNESALMNPDSFGIRAKKTKEQLAELKVSYLKNQFPQDSEIVRLMKITGLTKGEIKKWFSDTRYNQRNSKNNHGIHLNSDSCATIVIDSSDEMNESPTGVAPQSKSSWSTFPDFTPQKFKEKTAEQLQVLQASFLNNPVLTDEEMNRLRAQTKLTRREIDAWFTERRKSNVLKEEGADLNESNAGSSKEEAGEASVGDGAAGAKSGCSTSSKISKKSPEQLHMLKSSFVRTQWPSPQEYNKLAEETGLPRSEIVSWFGDTRYAWKNGGLKWYYYYQSANANSLNGQGFARKRGRGRPKGRGRGRPRGRPRGSKRLNCWDRGVSVIKFKTGTAILKDYYMKHKFLNEQDLDELVAKSHMGYEQVREWFAERQRRLELGIELFDENEEEDEMLEDQEDEEETDDSDTWEPPRHVKRKLSKSD